In Scomber japonicus isolate fScoJap1 chromosome 3, fScoJap1.pri, whole genome shotgun sequence, the genomic window CATCTCCAGACCAACCAATCAGTCTTTGCCTCCAGATTGGCCCACTGCCTCCATTCTCCACGCATTGTGAAGCACTTCTCAGTATAGATGTAAAGTATTATTTAATGAAAATTATTCCATTAgcattaaattaaacttaaatgaTATGTTCACTGTTCAGCCAGatcttattaaaatgtttaaaatgtttcacatAATTTATGTTGCATAGCACAACCTCACTGGTAGCTTTAGACTTGCACTTTCTCACTGCGACAGGgactttgtatttttctttttacagtacATCTGCAAAAACCCAGGGAAGGCAACTTTTTGAAAACAGGAACCTCACAGGATGGTTAAACATAATTACTACTAGAGTTGATACCAGTATCGGAAATGCCTGGAGTACTGGAGTCCAGGCACTGATCCGATACCATTCTGTAATTTATTAGAAATTGGAATCTATTTACTGGTTAGCTCCGTTACCTCTGACACAGTTCTTCTTCGCTGCTCTTAAAACAGTTGTGCTGTGCTGCCATCGGCAGCTGCTGTTTTAGAGGGGCGAAGAAGAACTGATCACCTGACGCCTGTAACAaggagctaacgttagcgtATCATGTCGGCGGTTTAGCAGTACTTCACAGGATTTAGTTAAGTTGCTGTTGCACTACTGTTTTATACtgttctatttaaaaataaatgacttccatttgctgtattcattcatgttttacaaagGGTTTAACCTGAGCCAGGCCTTACCACAATGATAACCATATCACAGTCATGCAGGCGTagtatgattttattattttttttaacacactggTATCGGTATCGGTACTTGTTATCAGCCGATACCCACTGCCCAAGTATAGGAATCGGTATCGGGAGGGAAAAAATGGTATCGGAACATCTCTAATTACTACTGCTACTGTATTGCCAAAATGAGGGTTGCAAAGCCATATGCTTTCTATCACAGGTACAGTAGGTTTTGTTGACTTAATTTCACTTGGCAGGAAattgaacaaaataaaataaacatagttGAAAGAAATGTTGGAGCCATTTCTAttgataaaacataaaaaggccTGTCTATGAGCTTCCCATTTATCCTGGTTTTGAAGTCCTAAGAGACTGAGTCTTTTTGGAGTCCAGTGAGAACCTCAGCATCGTGGTGAGAGTTTTGAAAGCTGAGCTGAGTTTGTGGTTGTGCCATGTGTCATAAAGGAAACAACATTTTAGTTGAGCCTGGGCTAGAAAACAGTGAACCTGTTGTCTTAGCTGTAAAGTGAGTCTGTAGGAGATCTAGGGTGTGTTATATTATTGCTTGCCTTAACCAAGTAGCTTGCATGATACCAATGTGTCCTTGTTTTAACACTGCTGGCTAACAGGCACAGTAGCCTTGCCATTGTCAACAGTGGAGAAGATTCATACTAACTTTGTAGCTCTGTAGCAAGCTACAGTAACATTACGTGTTCATGGTGTAAGAACTATATTCCAGTGGtacaaagctgttttttattattctctatATTTCATCGCTGTTGAAACCAGTGTTGTTAAGgaagagagatttttttttctgtttcatactCATATTGGGTTTGTCATGCGCACCAGATATTTATTACTACTTCTTTTTGTGACATAGTAGGTCTGGTGATAGAGAACATATTCTCAGGTGAAGCACTATTGATGGATTCTCAACTTGAAATATCTAGTAACCCCCGACCCCTCTCAAAAACATTGTAATCACTTCTGTACATAACACTTTATAATCCAGTTCTCCCTTCATAAATCTCACTATACTGTGAAGAATTGCATTGTTTTCCAGGGCTCTCCAGGATTTGGtcctaaaatatgaataatcaAACATGCTCATTCTGAAAAGTGACAGTCATAATATCTTCTCAAGTTGCAATCCCCTAAAACTTGCATATTCTGCTTCGGTGTTATCAGGTTGGTTACAgtcttagggcctgatttactaagatcccaaatagtgggtactaaattgcgtgcgcagtgcaatagattgcgcatTTCATTTGCatgcgttttgcgggtgatcgACTAAGAATaacttaatggagagtttggacgagggcaaaatgaaatgtgatcaggttctagtggaagaggttaacaaatatattgagttataacaaaaaactaatattgccagaaaaaccgacatatgggagagtatttgtgacaaagtcaatgctgttagtaaaaccaaaaatattccactccaaaattattaaCACAGGTGGTAAAAGTccatcctgtgtgtattctgtcattgtgcctccgtctcctcctctccacagttaCAGAAGTCATCTGTGTTCAGTGagcagccggttaatacctgcccttcaaaagtattatttatagacgcaatTTCCATcagtaaaattaccttcaggtttggtaaatcacaatgcacgtgctaaataacatgtttgcattttctcctccctgtattttgtgcactggggttgaaacaccccatattacatattcattatggcaaacatactaaatggacagcgcatATTATCTTGCAtagttgaaagacgcaaacctcagtgcgctgcgttagtagatcagcttgcacattttttgcgggtgatgtcaagtttgcacacgtctTTACACActcaaacctttagtaaatcaggcccttagtgtATATTCACACTCAACAGTGTTAGATTTCAGCCCTTAAAATAGTATTTTACCAACCACAGCCACATAAGCATAGCAAAAACCCTTCTATGTACAGCTAACTATAGGTCTAGAAACTGGGGTCCAGTACAAGTAAACTCTTTGGTATTTCCAAGAAAAAAGGATTGCACAAACAGTATTTGATCAAAAAGAAGAGAGATTTGTATCgagtcattttaaaatgcacaaCAGATCTAGGTGACATCTAAAGAGGTATTGGGTTGGAGCAGGTATGCGTCTGATCATACGAGAGTGCGGGCCTGTTATCAAAAGCGTACCATTCATACTACAAGCATATGGATCTAACTTAGCATAATGGCGTTGAGATTTTCACTCAAGGAATTAAATTAGATGTTGAGCAATGTCTGCTTTACAGAGAGCCCAGCAAAACCTGATAACACAGAAATGTGATTTTCACATTAGAGGAGAAATGCAAATATCTTAACTAAAATCTACAAAACAAGGATTAATAGAGATTTGGTAAAGGCGACTTGAAAATTCAGGCCTTAAGCTAAGCCAAGGCCATTTGTTCACATAGCAAAAACgacaaagaaaaatgaaatgtattaaaaaaaggaaatgatgcCTTCCAATCCCCTACCAGTCCTTTACCAGTTCCGACTGTTCAGATGAGGAAGAATTCATTGAATGCAGCCAAAGCCCCTCAAACAAAGAGACTTTTGATTAAGAACTTGCTCTTTTCACATGTGAAGTAGAGAATGTGTCCATTGCAGACGCTCTGTGATGTCCTTTACTTACAGTGCTCATTTAATGGGACCCATCTCCATGCTGATGCATGATGCTCCCATAATTCTTCTTTGCATAAGTCCGTTAAATGAGATGCTTATTAAGAAAAGAAATTTGTCTAAAATATTGCCACAAGCCACCATTAATGTTTTCTCTATTTTGTACATAGTAACAAAGACAGCAGTggattcaacacacacacttgggcTGTGTGTGCCACTGCATGCAATCAAACTGGAAGACTTTAACCTTGCcaaggacaggaggacagacagaagcaTTTCTACTGAGATCTGAGCGTCCATTTTTCCATTATGCTGCTACTCTTATCAACAGAAACGCTAAAATCCGGTTAAATTGAGCCATTTTCTCATTTGCCTTTAGAGGTCATTTTTCATGCTTGGTGAACTCCAGTCATTCAGACGGCACAAGGGGCTTCATTGTAATAATCCAGCGGCCCAGTCTGCACAGCCTGGCAGGCACTTGTGGACCACAGCTGAAACTCACTCTGCACTACACATCCAGCTGTGTAGCAATGGACCAACAACAAAGACAAGGCTGGAGAGGCTACTTTCCCATGGTTTGAtcaataaagaaaggaagaattCACCAGTGACTGCTCTCAGCATTAGGTCACATCTTTAGGTTGGCAAACCCTGTAAGAAATATTGGACATATTGTGGAGCCAATTAGGCCAGCCAATATAGTATGACCCACAGAGCCCAGGCAAAGCTATGACAACAAAGACTGGGAGTAGCACTTTGTAGCTTTGATAAAGACGCTGGTCAAAGTTGTTGCGGGGCTTGTGGGGATATGAATTGGACATTTGCGCTGCCCCCTGTGCAGTGGCTGTGGCCTCAGGAGGAGAAGCAAAGGCTGCAGcactccatgcagatctccagGCAGTCCGCAGACTCACAGCAGGCGTCGATGATGCCACAGTCCATGTCACACGGCAGGTCACAGTCACCACACTCCtctgacacacagcagcagcagaaacatgaGTCATCACCCGCGCAGGAACCACAGGTGGCACAGTCCAGCACGATGTTACACAGAGTTAGGAACTCACAAAAGAGGCAGGCCAGAATACAGTGAACACAGCAGTCTGGAGAGgaacacagacacagttagtgAGGTGAGTGAGTTTCTTTCATCGTCAATGTCCAATTCTTTGCTGAAATaatcagtttttgttttaataaccctttattttttttctctttttctccttttcccaCTATTGTCTTTCTCTATGTGCAACGTAAgtgtcatgccaataaagcaaaGTCAAATTAAAGAATACAATTGCATCCACCAGAAACAGCTGTGCACTGTATCAGAGTAAGTCATTTAGAAGATATGTCAGTGTGTACTTTAAGTACAGTACTCCAGAAAAAGACTCTTTGTTCCCTATATGACAGTAACCTCGAGATGAAAATGATAAATACCATACTTTTACAGTTTGTCATTATATTTTAGGCGTGGCGGATCTAGTCTGCTTACTTTCAAAGACATCAAAGTTGACACAACCACTGAATCCACAAAAAGAAGTGGTAGAATGAACATTTCAAAGCATGCAACAGAGGTCTCGCATCCAGAGCAATTAAAGGAATGACAAGGTTAATAAATTGAGAAATTATCCAGAGTGAAACATTTCTCCTTTGCTTCTCATTGGTTAATACATTTGCAGTTGGCATTTGGAGTTTGGTAAGGTCTAAAAATGCAATTTATGTTAAAAGTGTAGGtaaacacaacaaaagtcaatgacattttttaagacttttaaaaatgaattattctgCTGTATATTAAAAACTGTTCAAACTCATTCATGGCAAAAACTAATAATGCAGCCATATCAGAGTTGTGTTATCGCCGATACAAAACCAAACATTTCTAGCTTTTGCCACTTCATATTAATGTCtatgtttttaatctttaaataatggcttttattgtgaagaatttacaggaaattaaacaTGTACCTCACCAAATTAGTATAGCTTCACTAGCCGGTTCTTTCTGCTCACAGGGGTTACTTCTACAtacatttacctcattatttgacactttggtcACTTTTCCGATATTGTAACATTATATGACTGAAAACAAGGAAAAGCGTAATAGGTCCCTTTTTTAATGTTGAACCTCGCTGTCTATTCCTCTGTGCAGTTAGGGCTGGATATTTCTGTCCAAACCTAACCTGAGTCCAAGAGAGTAGTAACTGAACCTGGCAggcattcttttttttatgtatgatCATGACCTGAACCCATTGCAGTTAATGTAAGCTGAAGCTTGAGTTTGTTTTATGCAAATTGTTGCCTGTTATACtctgattttattcatttttacagtatatatataaaaagaaccATGTCAAATAGGCTAACCCAGCTGTCAAGACCGAACCAAACCCAAATATCATTTCTAAAGCCTTCCGTCCGGTCCCATTGGGCTCAGGTCAGGTATCCACCCTTAAGCCCCAGTCACTCCATACTGTAAATTTCTGTATCTCACCATCCTGTGCCTCTGTGGGAATCTGGGAGCTGTTGCTTTTGGAGCTGCTCTTGCTCCTCTTGCTGCTCTGGGATGTGATGGAGGGGTTAGACTGCaacttctttgtgtgtttgggtCCTgctgaggaggatgaagaggtggATGAGCCACCTCTTGGGAGAGAGCCCAGCTTAGGATGCTCATGAGGGCCACCGTTCCTGACCCCGTTGGAGTGGAGTGCATGCGTGTGAGGCGTGTGATGCGGACAGTGCGTGtgaggggagtgtgtgtgtgaatggtgcTTGGCTCCATTGCGTAGTTGACTGCTGGGCTGTGTCCGACATGGCTGGGTGTGGTGGATGGGCGTGGATCTGGCTGCTGGTTGAGCTGTGTAGAGAcaaaagtacatttatttacaatagGCTGAAGACAATAAGCATTTGTAATTGAATCAGATTTAAATTCAGTTAACTCAGCTGAGGTTAGGACAGTTTAGATCAATAGTGTTTCTGTCATACAAGAAAAAGACCAGATCTCCCTCACCACAATTAATGTAGGATTTATTGTGCTGAATTTCAGTATTTTGAATAGCTGTTCCTGATTATGATTATCACATGAATATGACAAATGACTGAGACAGAATTCCAGCATATTCATTCTGACGGAGTCTTGTCATTATCAGTGAATCTATTGATTATTTGATGCAACAAATCATTTCATCCaacaaacagtccaaaactcaaagaagataaatgaaaacaattatatatattacattataaaagATAAATTGAAGAGCTGTTATGATTAGTTAAATGGATTAGTCAATCAAAAGAAGAtcaatcaccaactattttggtattcaattattgttttaatctggtttctttagtcctttatAACAGTAAACTGAACACCTTTAGGTTGTGGtctgttggtcaggacaaaacaagacatttgaggactcATCTTGGGCAGGAAaaggacattttacagacaacTAAttgattgacaaaaaaaaataatcaacacaattatcgataatgaaaataatcattagttgcattcccttattaattgattatcagcatggttgattgttttttctgtatACGTAATTGAACTGTATCTAGAAGTATTGCACAGTATGCAGCTGTTACTGTTCCTAGTAAAGGGGTCACATTAATATCCCTGACACAGTATTCAAGCATTACACCTGATCAGTATTTAGCTCTGAAGCAGGGCTGAGGcacctctcagtgtgtgtgcagacttGTGCTGATGCAGCATCACGCAGAGGGAGGCTCTGGGAAACTGAGTCCAATTACACAGCCCACCCCCAGGGCAAGAACTCATGGGAAGAGCTATGTATTTACTGAAATGACCCCTGATCCTACTTGTCTAGACTCTTACACAACAAGAAAgagacagcagaaaaaaaaaattaggatAAATGAGAACAGTGTTAGGGAGAGGAAAATTGGGCTTTTTCTCTCTTGGAAACCCCCATCTCTTCATTACCTGAGATTTTATTATAATCCAGTTTTTatacaatacatacagtatctaCTATCACAAACACTTGTGCACATGCACATTATGTTAATCTTGGCTGAATATGCAACTTGGTAGGCCTATATTTTATCTCCAAGCGCTACCGAGCACTAagtagagagaaggaggcagaaaAAGTACACCTTTGTTGCCAAGCCAAACACACAGCctga contains:
- the mdfi gene encoding dual specificity protein kinase pyk3, whose protein sequence is MDEERNALAICPEPPDDGDPSPSAPQPSSHANSATESTESTNSCLNPKPCPSTDVANTYTEPLILRSNVTPERLRGDDGDNCKSSLTHTALTTPSKSITSQPAARSTPIHHTQPCRTQPSSQLRNGAKHHSHTHSPHTHCPHHTPHTHALHSNGVRNGGPHEHPKLGSLPRGGSSTSSSSSAGPKHTKKLQSNPSITSQSSKRSKSSSKSNSSQIPTEAQDDCCVHCILACLFCEFLTLCNIVLDCATCGSCAGDDSCFCCCCVSEECGDCDLPCDMDCGIIDACCESADCLEICMECCSLCFSS